CCTCGACGCGGCGACGGTACGGCGGCTGACGGCGGCCCTCGAGGAGAGCGGCGCCGAGGGCGCGCTGCTCCGCGACGCCGACGGCCGCGATCAGCCGCTCGTCGCCGCGTACCGCGCCGACGCGCTGCGCCGCGAACTCGCCCGGCTCGCAGCCGGGAACGGCGAGCACACCGAGCACACCGGGCCCGCCGACCGCGGTGGACTCGGCGGGCTGCCGCTGCGCCGGCTCACCGGCGCGCTGCGTCTCACCCGCGCCGACCACCCCGTCGCGTCCTTCGACTGCGACACCTGGGACGACATCGCCGCCGCCAGAGCACGGATCAGGGAGCATGGGCACGTGTTGGATGAATGGATCTCCGCAGTCAAGGACGAACTGGGCATCGACCTCGACGTCGACACCGGCGTCCTGCTCGACCTCGCCCGCGACGCCGCGCACGGCGTGGCCCGCCCGGCGGCCCCGCTGACCACGTTCCTCGCGGGTTACGCGGCCGGCCGCGCCGGCGGCGGCCCGGAGGCGGTCGCCGAGGCCGCCCGCACGGCCGCGGCCCTCGCCCTGCGCTGGGCCGACGAGGCCCGGGGGGCCGACGCGGCCAACGCGGCCGCCCCCGCCGCCGAGGGCATGGGCAACGCCACCGGCATCCCGGCCGCCACCGGCACCGCACCCGCCGCCGGTGACGCGGGTCCGACCGCCGCCGACACCGCCCCGACCGCCACCGGCGCCCCCGGCGCCGCGACCGGCGGCAGCGGCCCGGTCGGC
The DNA window shown above is from Streptomyces sp. NBC_00670 and carries:
- a CDS encoding NTP transferase domain-containing protein, producing MTAYQPAAAAAGAFDAVVLAGGAARRLGGADKPGVRVGGRALLDRVLSACAGAAVTVVVADPRPTARPVCWAREEPPGGGPVAALDAGLRHTTAPVVVVLSADLPFLDAATVRRLTAALEESGAEGALLRDADGRDQPLVAAYRADALRRELARLAAGNGEHTEHTGPADRGGLGGLPLRRLTGALRLTRADHPVASFDCDTWDDIAAARARIREHGHVLDEWISAVKDELGIDLDVDTGVLLDLARDAAHGVARPAAPLTTFLAGYAAGRAGGGPEAVAEAARTAAALALRWADEARGADAANAAAPAAEGMGNATGIPAATGTAPAAGDAGPTAADTAPTATGAPGAATGGSGPVGDRDGTGPDAG